CTGGCAGACCGCAGACTTGCTCAAGCACCCGGAGGCGCAGACGGTGCAAATCGTCGATGACGTTTCCTACAAGTGCAACATGACCTATCGCGCGGTGCCCTTGGCGACTCTCCTATCGGGCCTTAACCCCGCAAGCCATCTGCAGGCAGTCGCCCTTGACGGCTTTGCCGCTGAACTCGCCGCTGCGCCATTGCTGGAGAAAACCGGGGCTCGCGCCTGGCTGGCGGTGGAGGACCCGGCCCATCCATGGCCGCCGTTGGGGGATGGCAAACCGAGCGCGGGGCCGTTCTATCTGGTGTGGACCGACCCGCAAGCCGGGCATATCAGTCCGGAACAGTGGCCCTTCCAGATTTCCGGTATCAAGCAACTGCAGACGGTGGCGGAGCGTTTTCCGGCGTTGCTGCCCGACCCGCAGTTAGCGGCAAACGATCCGATCAACCAGGGCTTTGCGCTGTTTCAGAAAAACTGCCTGGCCTGCCACCGCCTCAATGGTGCAGGCGATGCGCAGTTCGGGCCGGACTTGAATATTCCCTACAGCCCCACCGAGTATTTCGGCGGTGATTTCCTCAAGCGTTATATCCGTGACCCGCAGAGCCTGAGGCATTGGCCGCAGGCGAAGATGCCGGCGTTTGCGGCCAGTGTGTTGCCGGATAATGAGCTGGAATTGCTGGTGGGGTATCTGAAGCACATGGCGGGTCGCAAGCAACCACAACCGTGAGCATGGCGCAGTTAAAAATGTGGGAGGGGGCTTGCCCCCGATAGCAGTGGGTCAGCCAGTCATTTGTAGCTGACACAACGCTATCGGGGGCAAGCCCCCTCCCATATTTAAATGCAGTCAGTTTCGGATTACTGCTGTTGGATAGAAATCAGCGGGGTCGGTGCGACAGACACCTTCGCATGCATCTGCTCATGCCCGCCCCCACGGCGCATGCCCCGCACCGGGCAGGCATCCAGGTAGTCCAGGCCCACGGCGAGCTTCAAGT
This region of Pseudomonas sp. MUP55 genomic DNA includes:
- a CDS encoding cytochrome c, which produces MKPILALFALLLALPVSAAQLTIELDHTSKTWQTADLLKHPEAQTVQIVDDVSYKCNMTYRAVPLATLLSGLNPASHLQAVALDGFAAELAAAPLLEKTGARAWLAVEDPAHPWPPLGDGKPSAGPFYLVWTDPQAGHISPEQWPFQISGIKQLQTVAERFPALLPDPQLAANDPINQGFALFQKNCLACHRLNGAGDAQFGPDLNIPYSPTEYFGGDFLKRYIRDPQSLRHWPQAKMPAFAASVLPDNELELLVGYLKHMAGRKQPQP